The following proteins come from a genomic window of Vallitaleaceae bacterium 9-2:
- a CDS encoding type II secretion system F family protein, whose translation MEYQYKAMKANGEIVEGIFVADQRRDVIEMLKNNNNYPIDIQEKQQVGTKEVAFWAGVKAKDLSFFCRQLHAMLKAGSTISKSLDIMKRQIKKRRFQEVVSDLHRDVQKGTVLSLSMKNHPKVFPELMIYMVESGEMSGNLDTIFLRLADYFEKENKLKSKIKSAMVYPIILMIMSILVVAFLVTFILPTFVSMFEKSDVELPMMTQMLLGFSTFVRTHSVLILIGILTVVIVVHQYIHSKIGRHHIDWLKIKIPVVKDVNTKIITARFTRNLSTMLSSGVPMLTALKNLADVISNQIFAEAILSFREDIQKGNDLHEVVRESHLFPPMVDGMMEIGKESGTLDEILDKTADFFDEEVETALARLVTMFEPMMILVMAFIVGFIVIAMALPMFDMFQTISK comes from the coding sequence ATGGAATATCAATATAAAGCAATGAAGGCTAATGGAGAAATCGTTGAAGGTATTTTTGTAGCAGATCAACGCCGTGATGTTATCGAAATGCTCAAAAACAATAACAACTATCCTATCGATATTCAAGAAAAGCAACAGGTAGGAACTAAAGAGGTGGCTTTTTGGGCAGGAGTCAAAGCCAAAGATTTATCCTTTTTTTGCCGCCAGCTTCATGCCATGTTAAAGGCAGGAAGTACGATTTCCAAAAGTTTGGATATTATGAAGCGACAAATAAAAAAACGTAGGTTTCAAGAGGTGGTCAGTGACCTGCATCGCGACGTACAAAAAGGCACGGTGCTTTCGCTAAGCATGAAGAACCATCCGAAAGTTTTTCCGGAGCTCATGATATATATGGTTGAGTCGGGAGAGATGAGTGGAAATTTGGACACAATTTTCCTACGCTTAGCAGATTATTTTGAAAAAGAGAACAAGCTAAAAAGTAAAATCAAATCGGCAATGGTCTATCCAATCATTCTCATGATTATGTCAATACTTGTCGTTGCATTTTTGGTAACTTTTATACTTCCTACATTTGTATCCATGTTTGAAAAAAGCGATGTAGAATTACCTATGATGACACAGATGCTTCTAGGATTTAGCACCTTCGTTCGCACGCATAGTGTACTTATACTTATTGGCATTCTTACCGTGGTGATTGTTGTGCATCAATACATTCATTCAAAAATCGGTCGTCACCATATAGACTGGTTAAAGATTAAGATACCTGTTGTTAAAGATGTGAATACAAAAATCATCACTGCACGATTCACAAGAAATCTATCCACCATGCTTTCAAGTGGCGTACCTATGTTGACCGCATTAAAAAATCTGGCAGATGTGATTAGTAACCAAATATTTGCAGAAGCAATTCTATCCTTCCGTGAGGATATTCAAAAGGGGAATGACTTGCACGAAGTGGTTCGTGAGAGCCATTTGTTCCCGCCGATGGTTGACGGAATGATGGAAATCGGAAAGGAGTCGGGAACACTAGACGAGATCTTGGATAAGACAGCAGATTTTTTTGATGAAGAAGTTGAGACGGCATTAGCAAGATTGGTCACCATGTTTGAGCCAATGATGATTTTAGTGATGGCATTTATTGTTGGATTTATTGTTATTGCTATGGCACTACCCATGTTTGATATGTTTCAAACAATATCAAAGTAA
- a CDS encoding sigma factor, with amino-acid sequence MTERERNQTIQENFPFIVKTVSTITKKYVEVGNSDELNIALEAFNDCLDHYDADKGKFYSYAKTVIHNKIVDYYRHISNHQETQITETDIVSDNIEELIIMRDELLVYKEHLHVFGLNYEVLISEHPKHDETRRHIIELAKKLQSNSDIMHALIEKKRLPVTLISREYDQSLKFVKSHKKTISAILIAYHYEIQCVIDFLGQ; translated from the coding sequence ATGACTGAGAGAGAGCGTAATCAAACAATACAGGAGAACTTTCCATTTATTGTTAAAACCGTGTCAACAATTACTAAAAAATATGTAGAAGTTGGTAATAGTGATGAGCTCAATATTGCCTTGGAAGCATTTAATGATTGTCTTGATCATTATGATGCGGATAAGGGCAAGTTTTATAGTTATGCAAAAACGGTGATTCATAATAAGATAGTAGACTACTATCGCCATATATCCAATCATCAAGAAACGCAAATCACAGAAACAGATATCGTCTCAGATAATATTGAAGAATTAATTATTATGCGTGATGAACTTTTAGTATATAAAGAACATCTCCATGTATTTGGGCTAAACTATGAAGTGCTTATCAGTGAGCATCCAAAACATGATGAGACACGTAGACATATTATCGAATTGGCTAAAAAGCTACAGTCGAATTCGGATATTATGCATGCCTTAATCGAGAAAAAAAGACTTCCTGTAACCTTAATTAGCCGCGAATATGATCAATCCCTTAAATTTGTAAAAAGCCATAAAAAAACGATTTCAGCAATTTTAATAGCGTATCATTATGAAATACAATGTGTCATTGATTTTTTAGGTCAATGA
- a CDS encoding type IV pilus twitching motility protein PilT → MEILQKGKETKASDIHLKAGTKPILRIDGILHSIGDEPISNEEIYQLLKTMLSVEQLEMLEKQGEFDFSYSVPGTGRYRVNGYRQRNTYCLAMRMVNFEIPTLAQLNIPDSLLRLTSLKNGLVLVTGPTGSGKSTTLASLIEEINKTRQCHIITLEDPIEYLFSDKKSVVGQREIGTDSQSFNKALRAALRQDPDVILVGEMRDLETIEIALTAAETGHLVFSTLHTIGSAKTIDRIIDAFPEHSKSQIRMQVASVLQGVISQQLLPTKELKGRVPAVEILLPTMAVRNLIREQKTHQILNEIQTGKNSGMITMDQYLESLYKKGKITSEVAVEYAFDREELLKEISY, encoded by the coding sequence ATGGAGATACTACAAAAAGGTAAAGAAACGAAAGCATCAGATATTCATCTAAAAGCCGGAACAAAACCTATTTTGCGTATTGATGGGATTCTACATTCAATAGGGGATGAGCCTATATCCAATGAAGAAATCTATCAACTGTTAAAGACCATGTTATCTGTAGAACAGCTGGAAATGTTAGAAAAACAAGGTGAGTTTGACTTTTCCTATTCGGTTCCAGGAACGGGAAGATACCGTGTCAATGGTTATAGACAACGCAACACTTATTGTTTAGCGATGCGGATGGTGAACTTTGAGATTCCAACATTAGCTCAATTAAATATTCCGGACAGTTTGTTACGGCTAACAAGTTTAAAAAATGGTTTGGTTTTGGTGACCGGACCGACAGGAAGCGGAAAATCAACGACACTGGCATCTTTAATTGAAGAAATCAACAAAACGCGACAGTGTCATATTATTACGTTAGAAGATCCGATTGAATACCTATTTTCTGACAAAAAAAGTGTCGTAGGTCAACGGGAGATAGGGACAGATTCCCAATCCTTTAACAAAGCGTTACGTGCAGCCTTACGACAAGACCCAGACGTTATTCTTGTCGGAGAGATGCGAGACTTAGAAACTATCGAGATTGCACTTACTGCAGCAGAGACGGGGCATCTTGTTTTTAGTACATTACATACGATTGGAAGTGCAAAAACCATTGACCGTATTATTGATGCCTTTCCAGAACATAGCAAATCGCAAATACGTATGCAGGTAGCATCTGTACTCCAAGGGGTTATTTCTCAACAGTTGCTTCCAACAAAAGAATTAAAAGGACGCGTTCCTGCTGTGGAGATACTGCTTCCGACGATGGCGGTGCGAAACTTAATACGTGAACAAAAAACCCATCAAATCCTTAATGAAATCCAGACCGGAAAAAACAGCGGGATGATTACAATGGATCAATACTTGGAGTCGCTATATAAAAAAGGAAAAATTACAAGTGAGGTAGCCGTTGAATATGCATTTGACCGAGAAGAGTTGTTAAAAGAAATCTCTTACTAG
- the pilM gene encoding pilus assembly protein PilM — MQAQKDKLKKINKNIIALEMGGHSMKIVYGDVHKNQLVIKDVITQSIPSGLYSDGEIKDIEWLSKNLKNTLRQHHIHSHRCFCTTDSGQMIMRDVKVPSINKENLQEIAKFEVEQFLPVDMENYSVQSILIEEMQTGNSPFAEMLVTAVPKRMIKQYKTFIDKAGLTPMVLDTQANALGKLIENQERINRSSDFKHMTVAFIDLGYEKVRVNIFKHGKFRFQRLLNFGAKDIDQAIVEFTELSLDEAKVRKQEIHDISQYSIDESVESGVARAIQFVLDQWMDEITKVFRYYVSRSNNEEQIEHIYLYGGISKINGIEAYIENRYNLPVERVREISSVTLSQNGQYELSEVLNALGVMYRR; from the coding sequence ATGCAAGCACAAAAAGATAAATTGAAAAAAATCAATAAAAATATTATCGCTTTAGAGATGGGTGGGCATTCCATGAAGATTGTCTATGGCGATGTTCATAAAAATCAACTCGTCATCAAAGATGTTATTACCCAATCCATACCGAGTGGTCTCTATAGTGATGGAGAAATAAAAGACATTGAATGGTTAAGTAAAAATCTAAAAAACACATTACGTCAGCATCATATTCACAGCCATCGATGCTTTTGCACAACAGATAGCGGGCAGATGATTATGCGTGATGTAAAAGTGCCAAGTATTAATAAAGAAAATTTACAAGAGATTGCAAAATTTGAAGTAGAACAGTTTTTGCCGGTAGATATGGAAAATTATAGTGTTCAATCTATTCTTATTGAAGAAATGCAGACGGGTAATAGTCCTTTTGCTGAGATGTTAGTTACAGCGGTGCCTAAGCGCATGATTAAGCAATATAAGACCTTTATTGATAAAGCCGGGTTAACTCCTATGGTTTTAGATACACAGGCTAATGCATTGGGAAAACTTATTGAAAACCAAGAACGTATTAATCGAAGCTCAGACTTTAAGCACATGACAGTGGCTTTTATTGACCTGGGATACGAAAAAGTACGTGTGAATATTTTTAAACATGGAAAGTTTCGCTTTCAACGGTTGCTAAACTTTGGAGCTAAAGATATCGATCAGGCCATTGTGGAATTTACAGAACTTTCTTTGGATGAAGCCAAAGTACGTAAGCAAGAGATACATGACATCAGCCAATATAGCATTGATGAATCTGTGGAAAGCGGTGTCGCACGAGCGATACAATTTGTCTTAGATCAATGGATGGATGAGATTACAAAAGTGTTTAGATATTATGTATCGCGCAGCAACAATGAAGAACAAATTGAGCATATCTATCTATATGGTGGCATATCCAAAATCAATGGGATTGAAGCATATATTGAAAATAGATATAATCTACCCGTTGAAAGAGTGCGAGAAATCAGTTCTGTGACCTTAAGCCAGAATGGACAATATGAACTTTCAGAAGTACTTAACGCACTTGGCGTTATGTATCGAAGGTAG
- a CDS encoding prepilin-type N-terminal cleavage/methylation domain-containing protein, translating into MKKLTKHMKKNEGFTLMEIIIVIVILGILALIAVPRLIGFTTQAEIAADKEYAAVVARAAELYWAANEQPAAVNITDIDTSNGAGLVEDPGAVLQDYTAATVTMGTGTYEGVASVQLSGSESDADPIFYNSIDGYTAAAFGQEE; encoded by the coding sequence ATGAAAAAACTAACAAAACACATGAAAAAAAATGAAGGATTTACACTCATGGAGATTATTATCGTTATTGTTATCTTAGGTATATTGGCACTTATTGCTGTACCGCGTCTCATTGGATTTACCACCCAAGCTGAGATTGCAGCAGATAAAGAATATGCAGCTGTTGTAGCCAGAGCCGCAGAACTTTACTGGGCTGCAAATGAACAACCAGCAGCTGTGAATATAACAGATATTGATACATCTAATGGAGCAGGATTAGTTGAGGATCCTGGGGCGGTGCTTCAAGATTATACGGCAGCAACAGTGACTATGGGAACAGGCACTTATGAAGGCGTTGCGTCAGTACAGCTTAGTGGTAGCGAAAGTGATGCAGATCCTATTTTTTATAATAGCATTGATGGCTATACTGCAGCCGCATTTGGGCAAGAAGAATAG
- a CDS encoding GspE/PulE family protein, whose product MVERVKRLGEILVDSEIITDEQLLEALRLQGERKEVLGKILIDERYVTEKQIIEVLEVQYQIPRVQLNTYDVNERATALISSKMARRYMLIPINVDNKNLEVAMADPLNLFAIDDLKLATGLNIKPYLATEKEILLAIEQYYKKRSAEAAVSEFSHKFTGNMDEEQLDLESISDVNNAPVVKLIDSIILQAAESNVSDIHIEPDDQAVRIRFRVDGDLYEHMQLNKKSHSSLITRIKIMGYMDIAENRVPQDGRVEVEYNGRSIDLRISVMPTIYGEKAVIRLLDRSAKLLTIKELGMTEFKSNRYEHMIHVPNGIILVTGPTGSGKSTTLYATLMEINNIKQNIITVEDPVEYRIKGINQTQVNVKAGLTFANSLRAILRQDPDVIMIGEIRDGETAEIAVRAAITGHLVLSTLHTNDTASSIPRLVNMGVEPYLLSSSIKGIVAQRLVKRICTNCKQPYEASAHELKVIKNQTNTLYRGEGCNLCNHTGYKGRIAVYEIMPITYGIRTLIDENKSADILKKKAMEEGMTTLYSSCLDLVLQGITTVEELVKLSSGTE is encoded by the coding sequence ATGGTTGAACGCGTAAAACGTCTAGGAGAGATTCTGGTTGATAGTGAAATAATAACAGATGAACAATTATTAGAGGCATTACGTTTGCAGGGGGAACGCAAAGAGGTATTAGGTAAGATACTCATTGATGAAAGGTATGTAACCGAAAAGCAGATTATCGAAGTGCTGGAAGTTCAATATCAAATTCCTCGTGTTCAATTAAATACCTATGATGTGAATGAACGAGCGACAGCACTCATTAGTTCCAAGATGGCGCGAAGATATATGCTCATACCTATAAATGTAGATAATAAAAATTTGGAAGTAGCAATGGCAGATCCACTGAATTTATTTGCGATTGATGATTTGAAACTTGCTACCGGATTAAATATAAAGCCATATTTGGCAACAGAAAAAGAGATTCTCTTAGCCATAGAGCAATATTATAAAAAACGCTCGGCTGAGGCAGCTGTAAGTGAATTTAGTCATAAATTCACAGGGAATATGGATGAAGAGCAATTGGATTTAGAATCTATATCGGATGTAAATAATGCTCCGGTTGTTAAACTCATTGATTCTATTATTTTACAAGCAGCTGAAAGCAATGTCAGTGATATCCATATTGAACCGGATGATCAAGCGGTACGTATTCGTTTTCGTGTAGACGGTGACTTGTATGAACATATGCAGCTTAATAAAAAATCCCATTCATCATTGATTACACGTATTAAAATCATGGGATATATGGATATAGCAGAAAACAGAGTGCCACAAGATGGTCGCGTGGAAGTGGAATATAACGGACGTTCGATTGATTTACGAATCTCCGTGATGCCAACAATTTATGGAGAAAAAGCTGTCATACGTCTACTTGATCGCAGTGCCAAGCTCTTAACAATTAAAGAGCTGGGCATGACAGAGTTTAAATCCAATCGATATGAACATATGATTCATGTTCCTAACGGTATCATCCTAGTAACTGGACCGACGGGTAGTGGAAAATCGACAACCCTCTATGCAACCTTGATGGAGATAAATAATATCAAGCAAAACATCATAACAGTAGAAGATCCGGTAGAGTATAGGATTAAAGGTATCAATCAGACACAAGTCAATGTCAAGGCAGGATTAACATTTGCAAATAGTCTACGCGCCATATTACGCCAAGATCCAGATGTTATTATGATCGGTGAAATCCGTGATGGGGAAACAGCAGAGATTGCTGTTCGAGCAGCAATCACCGGACACCTTGTCTTATCGACTTTGCATACCAATGACACAGCATCTTCAATCCCACGACTGGTCAACATGGGAGTAGAACCCTATCTATTATCCAGTTCCATTAAAGGGATTGTGGCGCAGCGTTTGGTTAAGCGCATATGTACTAACTGTAAGCAACCTTATGAAGCTAGTGCACATGAGCTAAAAGTTATAAAAAATCAAACAAACACCCTATACCGTGGTGAAGGATGTAATTTGTGTAACCATACAGGATATAAAGGGCGTATTGCCGTCTATGAAATTATGCCAATAACCTATGGAATTCGTACCCTCATTGATGAGAATAAGAGTGCGGATATCTTGAAGAAAAAAGCGATGGAAGAAGGAATGACAACCCTTTACAGTAGTTGCTTAGACTTAGTTCTACAGGGAATAACCACAGTCGAAGAGTTGGTCAAGTTATCTAGCGGAACAGAATAA
- a CDS encoding restriction endonuclease — protein MNHNLFFPNYDSLNRELENLEELTKSKDKKNNRKKGKALEKFASLIFSFCVNYEGYEDVNTKTNQIDIKINLKPIPFPEPFITHLGYTIIVECKNENHSVSSREVDNLSTLLTDYDSKLGIFLSRKDISGNSNEDGKRRAINQYYAHKHTIICITFDEIKKRVIENKESFICLIEEKYNEFHDSK, from the coding sequence ATAAATCACAATTTATTTTTTCCGAATTATGATAGTTTAAATAGAGAATTAGAAAATCTTGAAGAGTTAACAAAATCTAAAGATAAAAAAAATAACAGGAAAAAGGGAAAGGCCTTAGAAAAATTTGCTTCTTTAATTTTTTCTTTTTGTGTTAATTATGAAGGATATGAAGATGTTAATACTAAGACTAATCAAATTGATATAAAGATTAATCTTAAACCAATCCCTTTCCCAGAACCATTCATAACGCACTTGGGATATACTATTATTGTTGAATGTAAAAATGAAAATCATTCTGTATCAAGTAGAGAAGTGGATAATTTATCGACATTATTAACTGATTATGATTCTAAACTTGGGATCTTTCTATCAAGAAAAGATATCTCTGGTAATTCAAATGAAGACGGAAAGAGAAGAGCAATTAATCAATATTATGCGCATAAGCATACAATTATTTGTATTACTTTTGATGAAATTAAAAAAAGAGTAATAGAAAATAAGGAAAGTTTTATTTGTTTGATAGAAGAAAAATATAATGAATTTCATGACAGTAAATAA